Proteins encoded by one window of Enterobacter pseudoroggenkampii:
- the purN gene encoding phosphoribosylglycinamide formyltransferase, translating into MKNIVVLISGNGSNLQAIIDACKQKKINGTIRAVFSNKADAFGLERAREANIPAHALEASQFAGREAFDRELVQEIDAYAPDVVVLAGYMRILSPAFVEHFAGRLLNIHPSLLPKYPGLHTHRQVLENGDEEHGTSVHFVTDELDGGPVILQAKVPVFDGDSEEDVTERVQTQEHAIYPLVVSWFVDGRLEMRDGAAWLDGVKLPPQGHAAEE; encoded by the coding sequence ATGAAAAACATCGTGGTGCTCATTTCCGGCAACGGAAGCAATTTGCAGGCGATAATTGACGCCTGCAAACAGAAGAAAATCAATGGCACCATTCGGGCAGTTTTCAGCAACAAGGCCGACGCGTTCGGCCTTGAGCGCGCGCGGGAAGCGAACATCCCTGCGCACGCGCTGGAAGCCAGCCAGTTCGCCGGGCGTGAAGCCTTTGACCGCGAGCTGGTGCAGGAGATTGATGCCTACGCACCGGACGTGGTCGTACTGGCGGGCTATATGCGTATTCTGAGCCCGGCTTTTGTAGAACACTTCGCCGGACGTCTGCTGAATATCCACCCTTCTCTTCTGCCGAAATATCCCGGCCTGCACACCCATCGTCAGGTCCTGGAAAACGGCGATGAGGAGCACGGCACCTCCGTGCATTTCGTTACCGACGAGCTGGACGGCGGTCCGGTGATCCTGCAGGCTAAAGTCCCGGTCTTTGACGGCGATAGCGAAGAAGACGTGACCGAACGTGTGCAGACCCAGGAGCACGCCATTTACCCGCTGGTGGTAAGCTGGTTTGTCGACGGGCGTCTCGAAATGCGCGACGGCGCAGCCTGGCTGGATGGCGTGAAGTTACCCCCGCAGGGTCATGCTGCCGAAGAGTAG
- the ppk1 gene encoding polyphosphate kinase 1 — MGQEKLYIEKELSWLAFNERVLQEAADKSNPLIERMRFLGIYSNNLDEFYKVRFAELKRRIIISEEQGLNSHSRHLLGKIQSRVLKADQEFDGLYNELLLEMARNQIFLINERQLSVNQQNWLRHYFKQYLRQHITPILINRETDLVQFLKDDYTYLAVEIIRGESIRYALLEIPSDKVPRFVNLPPETPRRRKPMILLDNILRYCLDDIFKGFFDYDALNAYSMKMTRDAEYDLVHEMEASLMELMSSSLKQRLTAEPVRFVYQRDMPDAMVEMLREKLTISRYDSIVPGGRYHNFKDFIGFPNVGKANLVNKPLPRLRHLWFDKFRNGFDAIRERDVLLYYPYHTFEHVLELLRQASFDPSVLAIKINIYRVAKDSRIIDAMIHAAHNAKKVTVVVELQARFDEEANIHWARRLTEAGVHVIFSAPGLKIHAKLFLISRKEGDEVVRYAHIGTGNFNEKTARIYTDYSLLTADARITNEVRRVFNFIENPYRPVNFDYLLVSPQNSRRLLYDMIDKEIANAQKGLSSGITLKLNNLVDKGLVDRLYAASSSGVPVNLLIRGMCSLIPELEGISDNIRVISIVDRYLEHDRVYIFDNAGDKQVYLSSADWMTRNIDYRIEVAAPLLDPRLKQQILDIIEILFSDTVKARYIDKELSNRYVPRGNRRKVRSQLAIYDYIKSLEQPD, encoded by the coding sequence ATGGGTCAGGAAAAGTTATATATCGAGAAAGAGCTAAGCTGGTTAGCATTTAACGAACGTGTACTCCAGGAAGCGGCAGACAAAAGTAACCCGCTGATCGAGCGCATGCGTTTTTTGGGCATCTATTCCAACAACCTGGATGAGTTCTACAAGGTTCGCTTTGCCGAGCTGAAAAGACGCATCATCATCAGCGAAGAACAGGGCCTAAACTCGCACTCGCGGCACCTGCTGGGCAAAATCCAGTCCCGCGTGTTGAAAGCCGATCAGGAATTTGACGGCCTGTATAACGAACTGCTGCTGGAGATGGCGCGTAATCAAATCTTCCTGATTAACGAACGTCAGCTTTCCGTTAACCAACAAAACTGGCTGCGCCACTATTTTAAACAGTACCTGCGCCAGCACATTACCCCGATTCTCATCAACCGCGAAACCGATCTGGTGCAGTTCCTGAAAGATGACTACACCTATCTGGCTGTGGAAATTATTCGCGGTGAATCCATCCGCTACGCGCTGCTGGAGATCCCGTCCGACAAAGTGCCGCGCTTTGTGAACCTGCCGCCGGAAACCCCGCGCAGACGCAAGCCGATGATCCTGCTCGATAACATCCTGCGCTACTGTCTGGACGATATCTTCAAAGGCTTCTTCGATTACGATGCGTTAAACGCCTACTCGATGAAGATGACCCGTGACGCCGAATATGACCTGGTGCACGAGATGGAAGCCAGCCTGATGGAGCTGATGTCGTCCAGCCTGAAACAGCGCCTGACGGCCGAGCCGGTACGCTTTGTCTATCAGCGCGATATGCCGGACGCCATGGTGGAAATGCTGCGCGAGAAACTGACCATTTCGCGCTATGACTCCATCGTACCGGGTGGTCGTTACCACAACTTTAAAGATTTTATTGGTTTCCCGAACGTCGGCAAAGCCAATCTGGTGAACAAGCCGCTGCCGCGCCTGCGCCATCTGTGGTTCGATAAATTCCGCAACGGATTCGACGCCATCCGCGAACGCGATGTCCTGCTCTACTATCCGTACCACACCTTCGAGCACGTGCTTGAGCTGCTGCGTCAGGCCTCGTTCGACCCGAGCGTGCTGGCGATCAAAATCAACATCTACCGCGTGGCAAAAGATTCCCGCATCATCGACGCGATGATCCATGCGGCGCACAACGCCAAAAAAGTCACCGTGGTGGTTGAGCTGCAGGCGCGCTTCGACGAAGAGGCGAACATTCACTGGGCGCGTCGTCTGACGGAAGCCGGTGTGCACGTCATCTTCTCTGCGCCAGGGCTAAAAATTCACGCCAAGCTGTTCCTCATCTCCCGTAAAGAGGGCGACGAGGTGGTGCGTTATGCCCACATCGGTACCGGGAACTTTAACGAGAAAACGGCGCGAATCTATACCGACTACTCGCTGCTGACTGCCGATGCCCGCATCACTAACGAAGTGCGCCGGGTCTTTAACTTTATTGAGAACCCGTACCGTCCGGTGAACTTTGACTATCTGCTGGTCTCGCCGCAGAACTCGCGCCGTCTGCTGTACGATATGATCGATAAAGAGATCGCCAATGCCCAGAAAGGGCTGTCGTCCGGCATCACGCTGAAGCTTAACAACCTGGTTGATAAAGGGCTGGTGGACAGGCTGTACGCGGCGTCCAGCTCCGGCGTGCCGGTTAATCTGCTGATCCGAGGTATGTGCTCGCTGATCCCGGAACTGGAAGGCATCAGCGACAATATTCGCGTGATCAGCATTGTTGACCGCTACCTGGAACACGATCGCGTCTATATTTTCGATAATGCGGGTGATAAACAGGTCTATCTCTCATCGGCAGACTGGATGACGCGCAATATTGACTACCGAATTGAAGTCGCGGCACCGCTGCTGGATCCGCGCCTGAAGCAGCAGATCCTCGACATCATCGAGATTCTGTTCAGCGATACCGTGAAAGCACGCTATATCGACAAAGAACTCAGTAACCGCTATGTACCGCGCGGCAACCGCCGCAAAGTGCGGTCGCAACTGGCGATTTACGACTATATCAAATCACTCGAGCAACCCGATTAA
- the ppx gene encoding exopolyphosphatase, which translates to MPINDKTPRPQEFAAVDLGSNSFHMVIAREVDGALQIIGRLKQRVHLADGLDERSMLSEEAMERGLNCLSLFAERLQGFSPSSVCIVGTHTLRQALNAPEFLKRAEKVIPYPIEIISGNEEARLIFMGVEHTQPEKGRKLVIDIGGGSTELVIGEDFEPRLVESRRMGCVSFAQMYFPGGTITRENFQRARMAAVQKLENLAWQYRIQGWNVALGASGTIKAAHEVLLAMGEKDGFITPERLTLLTEEVLKHKSFDALSLPGLSDERKAVFVPGLAILCGVFDALAIKELRLSDGALREGVLYEMEGRFRHQDIRSRTAQSLANQYNIDREQAKRVLDTTVQMYEQWEEQNPKLAHPQLAALLKWAAMLHEVGLNINHSGMHRHSAYILQNSDLPGFNQEQQTMMATLVRYHRKAIKLDDLPRFTLFKKKQFLPLIQLLRLGVLLNNQRQATTTPPTLKLKTDDHHWTLSFPHDWFSQNALVLLDLEKEQQYWEAVTGWLLKIEEESADVAA; encoded by the coding sequence ATGCCGATAAATGATAAGACCCCACGCCCGCAGGAATTCGCCGCGGTCGATCTTGGCTCTAACAGTTTCCACATGGTCATCGCCCGTGAGGTGGATGGCGCACTGCAGATCATCGGTCGTCTGAAGCAGCGGGTACACCTGGCGGATGGCCTTGATGAACGCAGCATGCTCAGCGAAGAGGCAATGGAGCGTGGGTTAAACTGCCTGTCGCTGTTTGCTGAACGCCTGCAGGGCTTCTCGCCCTCCAGCGTGTGCATCGTGGGCACCCACACCCTGCGCCAGGCGCTGAACGCGCCGGAGTTTCTCAAACGGGCCGAAAAAGTGATCCCCTACCCGATTGAGATCATCTCCGGCAACGAGGAAGCGCGTCTGATTTTCATGGGCGTTGAGCACACCCAGCCGGAAAAAGGGCGCAAGCTGGTTATCGATATCGGCGGCGGCTCAACGGAGCTGGTGATCGGCGAAGACTTTGAGCCACGCCTGGTGGAAAGCCGCCGTATGGGCTGCGTCAGCTTCGCGCAGATGTATTTCCCGGGCGGCACCATCACCCGCGAGAACTTCCAGCGTGCGCGTATGGCGGCCGTCCAGAAACTGGAAAACCTGGCCTGGCAGTACCGAATTCAGGGCTGGAACGTGGCGCTGGGCGCGTCAGGCACCATCAAAGCGGCGCATGAAGTGCTGCTGGCGATGGGTGAAAAAGACGGGTTTATCACGCCTGAACGCCTGACATTGCTGACAGAAGAAGTGCTGAAGCATAAAAGCTTCGACGCCCTGAGCCTGCCGGGTCTTTCCGACGAGCGTAAGGCGGTCTTCGTGCCGGGGCTGGCCATCCTCTGCGGCGTGTTTGATGCCCTCGCCATTAAAGAGCTGCGCCTTTCCGACGGCGCGCTGCGCGAAGGCGTGCTGTACGAAATGGAAGGCCGCTTCCGCCATCAGGATATTCGCAGCCGCACCGCGCAAAGCCTGGCTAACCAGTACAACATCGACCGCGAGCAGGCGAAGCGCGTGCTGGACACCACGGTGCAGATGTACGAGCAGTGGGAAGAGCAGAATCCGAAGCTCGCGCACCCGCAGCTTGCCGCGCTGTTAAAATGGGCCGCGATGCTCCATGAGGTGGGGCTGAACATCAACCATAGCGGGATGCACCGTCATTCGGCCTACATTCTGCAAAACAGCGATCTGCCCGGCTTCAACCAGGAGCAGCAAACCATGATGGCGACCCTGGTGCGTTATCACCGCAAAGCCATCAAGCTCGACGATCTGCCGCGCTTCACGCTGTTTAAGAAGAAGCAGTTCCTGCCGCTTATTCAGCTGCTGCGCCTGGGCGTGCTGCTCAATAACCAGCGCCAGGCCACCACCACGCCGCCCACGCTGAAGCTTAAAACTGACGATCATCACTGGACGCTGAGCTTCCCGCACGACTGGTTCAGCCAGAACGCGCTGGTCCTGCTGGACCTGGAAAAAGAGCAGCAGTACTGGGAAGCGGTCACCGGCTGGCTGCTCAAAATTGAAGAAGAGAGCGCCGACGTCGCCGCGTAA
- a CDS encoding EAL domain-containing protein, producing the protein MNILAFLKKNENRWWALPLILPVVLLPVLSIANTLTQLGDGIVALYYLPLSFLLSLMMFFGLEALPGIVLSLFIRYYPSVGMFETVAGVLHFIVPLVLSWGGYRVFAPRRNMTAYGDIRLMAQRIFWQAFCPATLFLLLFQFAVYLGVYESRQSLAGLNPLNIRTLINYQALLVSGLTGVPLSYLLIRLIRHPRYLKSLISQVRSQIDKKVTIVEFLVWAIALGGLLSLLLLPMNENSSIFTTNYTLSLLMPVMLWGAMRFGYKLVSLIWIPVLLVSIHYFYHYIPVNQGYDIQLAITSSSYLVFSFVVIYMSMLATRQRAVNKRSRRLALLDPVVHMPNLRALSRELAKNPWSALCLLRIPELEILGRNYGVLLRIQYKQQLAQWVNGTLQPNEQVYHLTGYDMAVRLNAESHQQRIEALDEHIKQFRFVWDGMPLQPQVGVSYCYVRSPVNHLYLVLGELGVVADLSLSSNHPENLQQRGAIHLQRSLKDKVAMMSRLQKALDNDEFALLVQPVRGLRGDRYHEVLLRMPDINGLLISPDQFLPVAQEFGLSSRVDLWVLEHTLRFLAAHRETLPGQRFAINLAPSTVCRVQFPLEVSRLLAKYAIEPWQLIFEVTECSTFGSGEQALHILQQLQKMGVRIAIDDFGTGYASYARLKSVDADILKIDGSFIRNIVNNSLDYQIVASICHLARMKKMLVVAEYVETEEIRSAVHALGIDYVQGYLIGRPAPLESLLEAETSCADA; encoded by the coding sequence ATGAACATTCTCGCTTTCCTGAAAAAAAATGAAAACCGCTGGTGGGCATTGCCGCTTATTTTACCGGTGGTTTTACTTCCCGTGCTGAGCATTGCGAATACGCTCACGCAGCTGGGCGACGGCATTGTGGCACTCTATTATTTACCCCTCTCATTTTTGCTTTCGCTGATGATGTTCTTTGGCCTGGAAGCGCTGCCCGGGATCGTATTGTCGCTGTTTATCCGCTATTACCCCTCGGTCGGGATGTTTGAAACCGTCGCCGGCGTGCTCCATTTTATCGTCCCTTTAGTGCTCAGCTGGGGCGGCTACCGGGTGTTTGCGCCCAGACGGAATATGACCGCGTACGGCGACATCCGGCTGATGGCGCAGCGCATCTTCTGGCAGGCCTTCTGCCCCGCGACGCTGTTTCTGTTGCTGTTTCAGTTTGCGGTGTATTTAGGCGTGTATGAGAGCCGCCAGAGCCTGGCGGGATTAAACCCTCTTAATATTCGCACGCTCATCAACTACCAGGCGCTGCTGGTCAGCGGACTGACGGGCGTGCCGCTGAGCTATCTGCTGATCCGCCTGATTCGTCATCCGCGCTATCTTAAAAGCCTTATCTCGCAGGTCCGTTCCCAGATAGACAAAAAGGTGACGATCGTTGAGTTTCTGGTGTGGGCAATCGCGCTTGGCGGGCTGCTTTCGCTGCTGCTGCTCCCGATGAATGAAAACAGCTCCATTTTTACCACTAACTACACCCTGTCGCTGCTGATGCCGGTGATGCTCTGGGGCGCGATGCGTTTTGGCTATAAGCTGGTGTCGCTGATCTGGATACCGGTGCTGCTGGTGTCTATTCACTATTTTTACCACTATATCCCGGTGAACCAGGGGTATGACATTCAGCTGGCGATCACCTCTTCCAGTTACCTGGTCTTCTCGTTTGTGGTGATTTATATGTCGATGCTGGCGACCCGGCAGCGCGCGGTGAACAAACGCTCCCGCAGGCTGGCGCTACTCGACCCGGTCGTCCATATGCCTAACCTGCGGGCGCTGTCGCGCGAACTGGCGAAAAACCCGTGGTCGGCGCTCTGCCTGCTGCGCATTCCGGAGCTGGAAATTCTGGGCCGAAATTATGGCGTGTTGCTGCGCATTCAGTACAAACAGCAGCTGGCGCAGTGGGTGAATGGCACGCTCCAGCCCAATGAGCAGGTGTATCACCTCACCGGGTATGACATGGCGGTACGGCTCAATGCGGAATCACACCAGCAGCGGATTGAAGCCCTGGACGAGCATATCAAACAGTTTCGCTTTGTCTGGGACGGGATGCCGCTGCAGCCGCAGGTGGGCGTGAGCTATTGCTATGTCCGGTCCCCGGTTAACCATCTTTATCTGGTGCTGGGCGAACTGGGCGTGGTTGCCGATCTGTCGCTCTCCTCCAACCATCCGGAAAATCTTCAGCAGCGTGGGGCCATCCATTTGCAGCGCAGCCTGAAGGATAAAGTCGCGATGATGAGCCGCCTGCAAAAGGCACTCGATAACGACGAATTCGCCCTGCTGGTTCAACCCGTTCGCGGCCTGCGTGGCGATCGCTATCACGAAGTTCTGCTGCGGATGCCGGATATCAACGGGCTATTGATCTCCCCCGACCAATTCCTGCCCGTCGCGCAGGAGTTTGGTCTCTCCTCGCGGGTGGATTTGTGGGTGCTGGAGCATACCCTGCGCTTCCTTGCAGCGCATCGCGAAACACTTCCCGGTCAGCGCTTTGCCATTAATCTGGCCCCGTCGACCGTGTGTCGGGTACAGTTCCCGCTTGAGGTAAGTCGCCTGCTGGCGAAATACGCCATTGAGCCGTGGCAGCTGATTTTTGAAGTGACGGAGTGCAGCACCTTCGGCAGCGGGGAGCAGGCGCTACACATCCTCCAGCAGTTGCAGAAAATGGGGGTACGCATTGCGATTGATGATTTTGGTACCGGGTATGCGAGCTATGCGCGGCTGAAAAGCGTGGATGCCGACATTCTCAAGATTGACGGCAGCTTTATCCGCAATATCGTCAATAACAGCCTGGATTATCAGATCGTAGCGTCTATCTGCCATCTGGCGCGCATGAAGAAGATGCTGGTGGTGGCTGAGTATGTCGAGACGGAAGAGATACGTAGCGCGGTTCACGCGCTAGGTATCGATTATGTGCAGGGCTATCTGATTGGCAGGCCGGCACCGCTTGAGTCACTGCTGGAAGCTGAGACGTCCTGCGCGGACGCCTGA